The Panicum hallii strain FIL2 chromosome 9, PHallii_v3.1, whole genome shotgun sequence genome has a window encoding:
- the LOC112875638 gene encoding alcohol dehydrogenase-like 4, giving the protein MDGTLAAAAGIGTGTSSNGGASTRGKPIKCKAAVAWGPGEPLAMEQVEVAPPGRLEVRVKVLFTSICHTDLSAWKGENELHRKFPRIFGHEAAGVVESVGEGVEDLVPGDHVVPIFTGECRECVYCESDKTNLCGTYRVNPFKSTMVSDNGTRFSVVDRSGVRQPVYHFLNTSTFTEYTVLDAACAVKINPKAPLERMYLLSCGISTGVGAAWNTANVSKGSTVAVFGLGAVGLAVAEGARLRGAAQIIGVDINPEKFIKGKEMGVTDFINSKACGKPVHEVIREMTDGGVDYSFECTGINDVLREAFVSTHDGWGLTVVLGIHATPKMMPLHPMELFDGRRITGCVFGDFKGKSQLPALVDKCINGEVNINFDGFITHKMPFSDINKAFQLLEEGKSLRCLLNL; this is encoded by the exons atggacgGCACCCTGGCAGCCGCAGCGGGCATCGGCACCGGCACCTCGTCGAACGGCGGCGCCAGCACCCGGGGGAAGCCCATCAAATGCAAAG CGGCAGTGGCGTGGGGCCCTGGCGAGCCGCTGGCGATGGAGCAGGTGGAGGTGGCGCCGCCGGGGCGCCTGGAGGTGCGCGTCAAGGTGCTCTTCACCTCCATCTGCCACACCGACCTCAGCGCCTGGAAGGGAGAG AACGAGCTGCACCGCAAGTTTCCTCGCATCTTCGGCCACGAGGCAGCCGG AGTGGTGGAGAGCGTGGGCGAAGGAGTAGAAGACCTTGTTCCTGGAGACCATGTAGTCCCCATCTTCACCGGGGAATGCAGGGAATGCGTCTACTGCGAGTCTGACAAAACAAACCTCTGCGGGACCTACCGTGTGAACCCTTTCAAGAGCACCATGGTCTCAGACAATGGCACGAGGTTCTCCGTGGTCGATCGGTCGGGCGTACGCCAGCCGGTCTACCACTTCCTTAACACGTCCACCTTCACCGAGTACACCGTGCTCGACGCGGCCTGCGCTGTCAAGATCAACCCCAAGGCGCCTCTGGAGAGGATGTACCTCCTCAGCTGCGGCATCTCCACAG GGGTGGGAGCAGCGTGGAACACTGCAAATGTTTCCAAGGGATCAACGGTCGCAGTATTCGGCCTTGGTGCTGTTGGTCTTGCG GTCGCCGAGGGTGCCAGACTACGAGGGGCAGCTCAGATCATCGGTGTTGACATAAACCCTGAAAAGTTTATCAAAG GCAAAGAGATGGGGGTCACTGACTTCATCAACTCCAAGGCCTGCGGCAAACCTGTTCATGAG GTGATCAGGGAGATGACTGATGGAGGTGTCGACTACAGCTTCGAGTGCACCGGGATCAATGATGTGCTCCGAGAGGCGTTCGTGTCCACGCATGAT GGCTGGGGCCTGACGGTGGTGCTGGGGATCCATGCGACGCCCAAGATGATGCCGCTGCACCCAATGGAGCTCTTCGACGGCCGACGGATCACCGGCTGCGTCTTCGGCGACTTCAAGGGAAAGTCCCAGCTGCCGGCCCTCGTCGACAAGTGCATCAACGGG GAGGTTAATATCAACTTCGATGGCTTCATAACGCACAAGATGCCCTTCTCGGACATCAACAAGGCTTTCCAGTTGTTGGAGGAAGGCAAGTCGCTGAGGTGCCTGCTCAATCTCTGA